TGAGAGCCATGGGAGTGGATTACAACAGTGACGTTGCAGGCTATAACACCAAAAAAAATGATCTGTGAAAAAAGGTACTGTAGAGCTGAGGGAAACTGCTGAGCTGTATGATGATTCTCGGTGGGTCGGTCACTATGAGTGACACCTTTCACATTACGCACAGTAATGTGATCTATTGTTAATCTAAATATTTTggttagtgcagctttaaatgtgtttagtcTAAAAACATCCGAATCAGCATTCAAGCCCCACCATGCATGATTTGTGTCCTGAGATGAGCTTGATggtagctgcagctgtgtgtgtgacatatcAGAGTAGCACTGCAACAATCATGAGCCAATAATTCAGAgcatctgtgtgcatgtgtgcctcACCCCGCAATATTTGCTTTCGTTAAATATCTGTGGGGGGAGAGGGTTCCCCGTGGCCGGCCTGGACTCCTCCGGAATATTCTCTCTCATCCACTTCCTGTTGCCCTCATTGGCGGCGATGTCACACTCCTCGAATTCGATCTTATTGGCCGCCAGGAAGCCCATcacatcctgctgctgcttcttaaTCTGCATGTGAGGGAGACGAGAGAGGTTGACAGAGGGGGAAGTTGTCAGCTAGACGTGTTGTTAACTTTCAGCCGTATGAGGAAACATAAGGGCCCCAGTTCACCATACTGCCATCAGTCTGCTGCAGGAATAAGGACACTTCTTATCTGCTGTGAGAATTTACACCATGGAGATCGCTGGCTGCTCTGTTACTAAGTTACCACTCGTTTGCTGACAAGTGAATGAAGTGATACAACAAGAGGATAGAAGAGGGTGAACTTGGGCAAGGCTAAGCAGGGACAGATTGTGTTTTATAAGCATTGAAACTGCCAGATAGTGACGAGGACGGCAACTCCCGAGAGTTGACTCCCATCATACtccttacattttaacaggaaatTGCACTTTCTTGTTTAAAATGGAACTATTTCAAAAGCATTTGTAACACTTTGCATGCTTTTAATTTGACAGACTGTCTAAGCTGATCATTTTTATACAATAAAGTGAGCAGATTTCCCACAAAGAGAGACTGTGTTGGCAGTCCACACATGAGAGTTGCTGTCTTTCTCACTATCTGGGATTTTCATGTCAATGTGATTAATTTTGAAAGGCTCCGCATTCTCACAAAAGGCAGTTCTGTTGCATTGGCACAGCACCATATTTAACATTTGTGACACTATTAAAATAGTCCATCCTGCTCGATGCAAAACTGCAAGCCTTTCATCTGAGAGGATGCAAATAAGCAACTCTGTGACCCAAtgggaaataaaaatgtatcaaaacTGACATAGTGACACCCTATGGGATCTCAGCTCTTTTAAAGTACACTATCAGGTTTGTCCTTAAGTGGTTTTGTCACAGAGTAACCCAAATACAGACATATAGCAAGGTAATAAAGAGGCTAGAGAATGGATAGAAATGTGTGCTCGTCTGGATGTCTTGTTGCTGCTTAAGCCTCTATCtatatggatgtgtgtgtgcatgtgtgtgatttagTGTATGAAATTGTGGTCCAATGAGGTCTCAGTGGGTGTGTGTAAGAGGGAGGATGGCCCTACAAGGCCAGACGGAAACAAGAGCTCCTCTGGGACTCGAGAGGAGGTAACTGGTCAAACACGAGCCAAATAAGGCCTGCTGCAAGGAGACACACACATCGAGcctcagctgcacacacacacacattcacacacgaatcaaatgaaaatcaaaatgaagccaatatgatggtaaaaacacaacaaagttcTTTGTATAATAATTTATTGTCTTCCAGTCCAGACACCTCTACATGAGGGCTCCTCCCAGCTTTATGGTGTGCAGACGAGACAGGtggattatttattattcagcCATCTGCTGAAGCAACAACACTGAGGCATGGAAATGAGGGAGCTGACAATGCTGGCAGATTAGCTGTGGTGCAGTTTGAATCATTTAATGGCAGTTGCACACCCGAGGCCAAAGTCCTAAAACCAGCTCTCTTCCCACCTGCTCTGGAAGCCAGCACGGGATGAAGCAACGCAGTGGAACACCATGAGCTCAGACTCGCTTTAACTAACTCTGTGTCTAAACACAGACAATCCACTCTCTGATGGAAGAATCTGCACCACCTGCTCTGTCTCCCTTTTGACTTGCATTAGCATTGTACACAAGGAGCTTGTACTCTTATCCAAAACGCCAACAAAACTAACTTTATCCTTAATTGCTAAAATGACAATTTAAGCGCAAGGATCcactttctcctcttttctcctttcttttggTGCACTCTGGCCATTGCCCAAGAAGCCTGCATTGTACTGTTGCCAAGCAAAATTAATTTGTAGGGCAAACTGGCATCAGGCCATCTGCCCCCGACTCTAATTGCACAGTGAGAGTTCCCAGCGTTGCCCCCTTTAGCCCTTTGCATGGTTCTCTAGTTTCTTAAGTGAAGCTCCTGGTGATTTTAATATGGAAAGAAACAGGCTGCCGATGCCTTTGGGTGCGGTAATAAACAACTGGTCTTCTCCCTGCATTACTCCTTATCTATCTCCATGGAATGCAACAAAATTACTCCTCAGTCGTTATAAAATAGACAAGAGTGAGAGAGATGAGTCAGTGCAGACAATAAACAGGCGGGCCCAGAAAGCCACATAATTTGATTTCCTTAATTTATGCTTTCTCTTGCAATACCTTGGTATGCAAATAACCAACAGTGAGTTAAACAACATGCAAAAGCAGGAGAGAAgttttctctgtgttgtttgttttgtctagACACCAATCAGGCAGTAACTCTTTTGTCATGTTAGCACCATGCCTCTGTGGGTGGCAATACTGGTTGGCCAGTCCACCACTTtgctccagactgaaatatctcaacaactatggattgccatgaaatttaaaacagacattcatggtccacACATGATGAATCCTACTGGATTTTGGGGTTCCCTGACATTTCCTCTGGCACCACCATGgggtttacatttttgttttttattgaaataactcaaaaactaTTTGATGAGTTACTagtgcagacattcatgatccccagaggagGGATCCCCATAACTTTGATGATATCCTGACATTTTCCATAGCGCCACCAGTAGGTCAAAGATTTTACTTATtctgtgaaatatctcaacatctgcTGTATAAGAATTGTACTTAAGGAATGTACTAACCATGGTGATCACGAGACTAACCCCCatgcaccatcatcaggtcaagtTTTAATGTGCCCAGTATtatggtttatgaccaaatgcTTTTAAAAGCTTTTGAAGTTCCCATCAGCTGAAGCTGAACTTTTGGGTTTGCAGATCtggacctgtgcaggactctggtatACATCTAACAATATGAGTGGTCAGCAGCGCACTAAAAAGCTTCTGATTCATTCAATATCTGTTacttttttaatgcaattttgaACAAAAATCATTTCCAGTGTATTTATTATTGAAAATTATAGGTATAGATTTAAGGCTTACGGTatgtcacagtaaaacaaaTCTATTGTTGCACAGATCATTATTTTGACTCCAAgtaggcaaacaaacaaaagccacGGATGTTGAGAGGAAATCTGTAACATACGCTCTTTGGTTTACATTCCATTgccgtcatcatcatcatcatgtgagAGAGGTGCCAGGGCCATGAGATCAGATCCAGAGCAGATCAATCCCTGAAAAAGGGCAGATCTCTGGCATTAACAGCTGCCAGACAATGGCAGGCATTGATTGGATGCACTGTATCCACAACAAAGGCTTGGATCAATATGGTGGAGACTGATTCAATCAGTTATGTCGACTCGGGGCTAAGGTCAATTCATGTGCAATTTACTCACATGTAAAGGAAAAGACATTTAAGCTGAATTTGTCTTTGTTGGAAAGACTAAGTGACCTTTCTAATGGCTCAGGAGTCTGACGTTTGAATGCAGGAAAATCCTGCGCCTGGACTAAAGGAAACATAAATCAGCCCCAGCCCTGTGTGTTTATTAGGGATAAAGGTTTTTGTCTTGATTAGATCAAGTCTGATTTGTGCCGAAAACAGACGCTTAGTGGAATTTTAGCGGCAACAGTAGCCTCCACCCAATCTCGAGCTCAGTCAGCATTACAACACTGTTACAAAAGAGCCTTACACTGCTGCTCTGGCTGGGTTCCCTCATTGCTACAACAGCAGAAGGCCAAAAAATAACCTTTTATACAGACTGACGAATTCCTTGTAGCAGCCGTCCAACTCAAGCCTGACCTACAGGCCCTAATGTCAAACCCACAGTGAAAAGAAGCAGTGAATCTGAAGCAGAAAGCAGGGGACTTCGAACAATGCATATTCTGTGCAtactaaaaaaaatcccaagtTGTTACTGATTCTTAGTACATTTATAGTGGCAAGGAGGAAATTGTACAATAGTGTGTCTGCAGTGCTTAAGGGGAAATGGGGCAGTAAGTGTTCTCTGGTGCTAGGAAGTTTTTGGCTCTTGCCACAGACACATTCTTTTTCAGTTAATGCTCCACAGTCTAGATACACTGCTACAGGTGTGTATTATTTGCATGTGCAAATTAAAAAGATAGCCTGGATTGTAATTCAAATTTGGCCTCACTGTAACCTAACAAGCAGGTGAATTTAGAAAAGTTGGCACTGTTCTCTCAAAAATACTACAGGCACAAATATTATtagaatatatatattcttGAATGGGGACCtattatatttttacttgttaCAAAAAGTCCCATGCTGATATTAAACTTGGCCAAAGTTTCAATTAATAGGGTACACTTTTGTAAAAGTAATCCATCTGAGCAAATATCTCAGGCTTCAAACTGTTCTGAATGCTCTGTTTCcacttttttctgcttttgagACAGGTGACTTCAGATTGTGAccgatttctttatatggtcgtCTGCTTCAGGCACATTACTGCAGCTGTGTACATTACTTAGCCTACACtcctacatgtagctacatgctaacatcagggaaacatgtaatcttggttgccagtgttgtAATTTCTCCCAAATTTTGGATCATGTACCTGCTTGAACATGTCCTGTTAtgttaagaagcttttattggagatttttcatggtagaaattGCCGCTATACACTACCCCATTACAATGgttgaatccaaatgtccatcctctggacttgcagactgagcccttGCAGACTTAAGTCATACGCACTGTGATGAGTTCACCATCACGTCAAGCCCTAAACACTTCCAGATTTCCCAGGAATGTGCCTGCAAAGTCTGGAAGAGCCTGCAAGTGCAGTGAAGTCCAGACATTTGGAGTCAGCCAATCGTttcctggctgcaagtacactgctacatgtagctacatgctaatacCAGGGAAATGTGTCATTTTAGTTGCCAATGTTGTTAATGTCTCCAaaattttggatcatatttgtattggaacatgtcctgttgtgtttagaagctttaatTGGAGAAAGTAGAAAGTGCCACCTACATTCATTTTCAGATGCTGAGATAGAGACAACCCAGAagcactgaccaatcagagcagacttggctttttcaggaggggggGTTCAAAGAGACAGATGCTAAAATGGCTTGTCTCAGGCAGGAGGTGAACACGGGTGTTCCAGctcagacagtatgaggaaaataaagtgttttttgaacattaaagaacataaacataaatataaacatgttaGAAAACCCAAAATGCAAGTAttaacctgaaaatgagcataataggtcccctttcaTTTCTGTCACAGCTGAGGTCAACATAAGGATATGGGTACGCAGCATGACCTCATGTCTACAGAGCCATTGACGGTAACAGTAGAAGTCTTTCTGGAGAATTCACAGCAAATCACAACATCATTTCTTCAGGTGACTCAAACATTCTGCTTCTCATTACTTGGTGGAAATACAATGATGTCACCTCATATTCACTTTGCAGGGTTACCACCCTACACAAGGGACTATAAAGGTCAAGGGTCAGGGGAGAACTAAGCTGGCAGTAAGTGCTTTGCTCAGTGACACTAACCTGAGACACAGACCTGAAACAATCCTATTTTTGTAGTTtattgttcctttttttctgtcagaaagGTGCTGATTCCACACAATGATAATATGCAAACTGCAGTCTGTGGTCTTTTGCTAAATAGCTTTATAGTATAAGGCACTTATATCATATTTTTCTTCCAACTATTGCACCAAAGCTTCACAAAGACAGCATTTATTCCAGGATTATTATAATGGACTGTAAGTATACTCTTGTATGTGGAGGTCTATGGACAGACACATACCACTTAATCTATTAACCATTCATGCAGATGGGAAATGTTGAGGAGCAATCATGTTGACATAACTCACTTCAGTTCTTCATCGTCTGTCATTTCCATACAGTTCTTCTCTATGTGACCTTTGTGCATTACTACATCTTTTGTAAATCAGCTGTGGCTGTCTTAGATTAGATACCGAAGAGTTCAGTCAGATAAACCTTTTAAGATGTTTACCAGCCTTGGTGCTACAAAGAACCATTTCAGAAAATGTTCGGCCATCATGTGGATCAGATTCTGTATAAAATCAATACGCATTAATAGCTATAAATACACACTGATGTGGAACAGAACTTTATGTCTTTAGAAAATACTGAATAATGCTGACTGTTGTAACTTGTCAAGCGCTAAATCTGATACATCCCTCTGGCTAATCTTTCTCCGTCTCTCTCGCTGACCTGCAATTGTTCCCTCAGTGGAGCAAATGCTTttttatgtagttttttttttttttttttttacatactccTACTTCTTTTCTGTGTTTCGGCTGTCTCTCCATTCACAAGCTGAATTAGACTGGAGTGATTCATGTAGCAGCAGACGTTGCTGGATCGTGGAATGCAATCACATTGTTTTGTGCAAACTGATGCAATCAAACTGCAAGCTGAGGGTTCTCGACCACAATTTGTCACTCAGCGGCGTTTTACTGGTCTGAATGTCTCTTTTTAATGGACTACATTTGTattaatttattacatttgtatTCCATTGAAGGCAGACATTGCACAGAGAAAGAATCTAATATTGATAGACTAACATATAACAGACATAATGGGTTTATGGCACTTTAGTTAGCAacactgttgtttttcctcCAACTCTAAAAGAGGATGTTGAATAGAGATGATAGCATAGACTAATTataagtgtgtttgtgcaagCTTTTAAGAGGACATAAGCTTGTCCACTTGTTGTAGCAGACTCTGCTAAAGACAGATCGATGAGAGGTAATGCATTTTTCCCGGACAGGCTCCAGCACAGTGATGCACATCACTGGCTCTGAACTCCGACTGCTCCGGCTTTACAGGAAGCTTCCGTCCCATAAGACTGCTGATGAGCTTGTGCAAATGTCATTGACTGTAAGGGCAATAAAGTTACACAGAGCTGTCCAACTGAAAAGACACTCTGCTTGATCACTTCCTCCTGCGTGAGCTGCCACGACAAGCTGCACAATGAGAGTAAATCATTCTAAATGTGACCTAAACCACATTGTGTAACATGGGACTTTAATTTAAGTGACTTCGATGTAGGAGCTTGATTTTGAAGGCTGTAATATCTGCACCACTTCCATCACAACACTATAAAGCATACTAGTAACATCCTAGACTATGACAAGCACCTAGCAGTGGCTAGTAATATTCCACATCACCTCAGACTCTTGCAGTAGCCGTAAGCCAACTACACAAGAACAGTGTGCTATAGCCAGAATTCAAgctttaaatgacaaattcctGCAACTCGAGACCTCCAACAAGTCCTAAACAGAGCATAAGTGTTCCTAAGCTGCAGCTGCATGTCTAAAAAGGGGCCCTGGAGAATTGCATCACCATCGTTCCTCTCCACTCTGGAAGAGGCTGGCAAGAGTGAAGCTGATGGTCATCTGGGCTGCAGGACATTGATCCCTGCAGGACACTGTCCCCTTATCAAACACACAACCTGTGAGCCACACTATGGCATCAGGTGACACACCAAGACCTTTTAAGTACATTTATGGATTTTCACTGCATGCCTTTCCTGTTTGTCAGCCTGCTTTCAGCTGCAGATACACTGACGTGAATTCAGGAAACCCTGTGACAAGCCACAGCGCAAAGAGAAGTCTGCCCTGCTCAGTTAACCAGCCTCAAACTTCCTGTGTGTCTCTTACTTTGTGACAAAGTTACTGACAGACTCCATCTGTGTCTTAAGTCTTGAGGAGGGCAGAGCAGCATGCTTACTGATGAGTCAGACCCACTCCAGACCGTGTGGATGACAGCCGGATGGACATCA
This region of Epinephelus fuscoguttatus linkage group LG9, E.fuscoguttatus.final_Chr_v1 genomic DNA includes:
- the sh3bgrl gene encoding SH3 domain-binding glutamic acid-rich-like protein, translating into MVIKVYIASSSGSTSIKKQQQDVMGFLAANKIEFEECDIAANEGNRKWMRENIPEESRPATGNPLPPQIFNESKYCGNYEAFFDAREDNAVYAFLGLTAPPGSKEAEALAKKAQQ